The Leucobacter chromiiresistens genome has a window encoding:
- a CDS encoding 3'-5' exonuclease, which produces MIAGRAVVAHNATFDMRFLHNELLRSGYQLDDRPRALCSMKWSGRLLGTAKLAHCCEALGIPLDDAHTALADAEATAQLLSKLMELGSSHADWTAELTAARSFAWPASRKRRATRLAIRQSNASAQPGSWMAEVLNDAWIPGGATSEASYLLALNDALLDLHISKSEGRALLEVAQDSGISGSRMLELHREHLRQLAAEAWSDGVLTDEELSDLCRVAVNLNLTEADVASALDGTREARAEPRETLLQPGDRVVFTGTLRRPREDWISEITTAGLTTGAITKSTRVVVAADPDSLSGKAEKARAYGVPVIDEQAFGRHFGEYLSMDHPMAL; this is translated from the coding sequence TTGATCGCCGGACGTGCAGTGGTCGCGCACAACGCGACGTTCGATATGCGGTTTCTCCACAATGAGCTTCTGCGTTCTGGCTACCAGCTTGACGATCGTCCGCGTGCGTTGTGCTCCATGAAGTGGTCCGGGCGTCTGCTCGGCACGGCGAAGCTCGCGCATTGCTGCGAAGCACTTGGCATTCCCCTCGATGATGCCCACACTGCGCTCGCGGACGCGGAGGCGACCGCGCAGTTGCTCAGCAAGCTCATGGAACTGGGCAGCTCGCACGCCGACTGGACGGCGGAACTGACCGCAGCGCGTTCATTCGCATGGCCCGCATCACGGAAACGCCGAGCGACCCGTCTGGCGATCAGACAGTCGAATGCCTCTGCGCAACCGGGGTCATGGATGGCCGAGGTGCTGAACGACGCGTGGATCCCCGGAGGTGCGACGAGTGAGGCCTCATACCTCCTCGCGTTGAATGACGCTTTGCTCGATCTCCACATCTCCAAGTCGGAGGGACGCGCACTGCTCGAGGTGGCGCAAGACTCCGGCATCTCCGGATCTCGCATGTTGGAGTTGCACCGCGAGCATCTCCGGCAGCTCGCGGCGGAGGCCTGGTCCGATGGCGTGCTCACCGATGAGGAGCTCTCGGATCTCTGCAGGGTCGCAGTCAATCTGAACCTCACCGAGGCTGATGTGGCGTCGGCATTGGATGGCACTCGCGAGGCACGTGCAGAACCTCGCGAGACGCTCCTTCAACCCGGCGATCGGGTCGTGTTCACCGGTACACTGCGACGGCCTCGTGAGGACTGGATCAGCGAGATCACTACGGCAGGTCTCACTACTGGCGCCATCACGAAGTCGACCAGAGTAGTCGTCGCGGCGGATCCCGATTCACTAAGCGGCAAAGCCGAGAAGGCGCGCGCTTACGGAGTGCCCGTCATCGATGAGCAGGCCTTCGGGAGGCATTTCGGCGAGTACCTGTCGATGGACCACCCTATGGCGCTGTGA
- a CDS encoding helix-turn-helix domain-containing protein, with translation MPEASADMRAIADQIKKAREAAGWSQHELADRAGVSRPSVARVEAGGDVNTVTLRKIAEALGLSLHVGSYEG, from the coding sequence ATGCCTGAAGCATCCGCGGACATGCGGGCCATCGCCGATCAGATCAAGAAAGCTCGCGAAGCTGCCGGCTGGAGTCAACATGAGCTGGCTGACCGCGCGGGGGTTTCCCGGCCGTCGGTGGCTCGCGTCGAGGCCGGAGGCGATGTCAATACGGTGACGCTGCGCAAGATCGCCGAAGCCCTGGGGCTGTCGCTTCATGTAGGAAGCTACGAAGGCTGA
- a CDS encoding type I restriction-modification system subunit M has product MTITTPPQTQRVATTENVVWATADKFLRNVVEETEYGDYILPFTVLRRLECLLTATKTDLITVVNGLIEKDTPVRFIDAEVKRRFGLSFYNTSPLSLEAIAATDDHVEASVLDYVAGFSHNIADIWTSFEFPRLVKKLADANTLHQVVRHFSTLDLSAESVSNTAMGDLFENVMYRAFDKKGKAAGAFYTPRDAIKLMVDLLFASDEETLTGQNTTRSIYDPTAGSGGMLLVGKEHLTELNPDIEVNLFGQELMDSAFALGKADLLIQGGLPDAIRQGDTLLRDEYADRQFDYVLSNPPFGGDWEKQYKSVVEQSKVPGSRFSHGLPSKSDGQMLFLVHCASKLAPAGKAGHGGRAAVVSNASPLFNSDKGPNAIRQWLFDEDLIDTIIALPTQMFYGTGIATYVWILDTNKPAERQGKIQLIDGSGLWDPMRKAMGDKRRRMGKAKRQLVHDAYKQFEDADPAISRVLTKEDFMFRDVTVFKQARRATVFTEEALETIAEHKNYTDAHADIIRGLDGIAWNSLPVLFSQRCKSAGLKAPIGLVDAVAQALGVQDDTAPLAIDRKGNPVLLDGWKITERVPMSEDLDEHMQREVLPFAEGAAWDEKKAKPGNEIPFTRIFYVPEEPRPLEEIDADVSRLMGELAEMFEAVHRDA; this is encoded by the coding sequence ATGACCATCACCACGCCCCCGCAAACGCAGCGCGTCGCTACGACGGAGAACGTCGTCTGGGCCACCGCCGATAAATTCTTGCGCAACGTCGTCGAAGAGACCGAGTACGGCGACTACATTCTTCCGTTCACTGTGCTGCGGCGTCTTGAGTGCCTACTCACCGCCACCAAGACCGACCTGATCACGGTCGTCAACGGGCTGATCGAGAAGGACACACCCGTCCGGTTCATCGACGCGGAGGTCAAGCGCCGTTTCGGACTGAGCTTCTACAACACCTCGCCGCTGAGCCTCGAAGCGATCGCGGCGACCGATGATCACGTTGAAGCATCTGTGCTTGACTACGTCGCTGGCTTCTCGCACAACATCGCCGACATCTGGACCTCGTTCGAGTTCCCGCGCCTCGTGAAGAAGCTCGCCGACGCCAACACGCTGCACCAGGTCGTCCGTCACTTCTCGACTCTTGATCTCTCGGCGGAGTCAGTATCCAATACCGCGATGGGTGACCTGTTCGAGAACGTCATGTACCGTGCCTTCGATAAGAAGGGCAAAGCAGCCGGTGCATTCTACACCCCGCGCGATGCGATCAAGCTCATGGTCGACCTGCTGTTCGCGTCCGATGAAGAAACCCTCACCGGCCAGAACACCACCCGCTCGATCTACGATCCGACTGCCGGCTCCGGCGGCATGCTGCTGGTCGGTAAAGAACACCTCACCGAGCTGAATCCCGACATCGAGGTGAACCTGTTCGGTCAGGAACTCATGGACTCGGCGTTCGCACTGGGTAAAGCTGACCTGCTGATTCAGGGCGGACTGCCCGACGCGATCCGCCAGGGCGATACGCTGCTGCGCGATGAGTACGCCGACCGTCAGTTCGACTATGTGCTCTCGAACCCGCCCTTCGGTGGCGACTGGGAGAAGCAGTACAAGAGCGTCGTCGAGCAGTCAAAGGTGCCCGGCTCGCGCTTCTCACACGGTCTGCCGAGCAAGTCCGACGGTCAGATGCTTTTCCTCGTGCACTGCGCCTCGAAGCTCGCTCCCGCAGGCAAGGCCGGACACGGCGGCCGTGCTGCCGTGGTCTCGAACGCCTCGCCGCTGTTCAACTCCGACAAGGGCCCGAACGCGATCCGGCAATGGCTCTTCGACGAAGATCTGATCGATACGATCATCGCACTGCCGACGCAGATGTTCTACGGCACCGGCATCGCCACCTACGTGTGGATCCTCGACACCAATAAGCCGGCCGAGCGCCAGGGCAAGATTCAGCTGATCGACGGCTCTGGTCTGTGGGATCCGATGCGCAAGGCGATGGGTGACAAGCGTCGCCGCATGGGCAAGGCCAAGCGCCAGCTCGTGCACGACGCCTACAAGCAGTTCGAAGACGCAGATCCTGCAATCTCGCGCGTGCTCACCAAGGAAGACTTCATGTTCCGCGACGTCACTGTGTTCAAGCAGGCCCGTCGCGCGACCGTGTTCACCGAAGAAGCTCTCGAGACCATCGCCGAGCACAAGAACTACACCGACGCGCACGCCGACATCATCCGCGGCCTCGACGGCATCGCATGGAACAGCCTGCCCGTACTCTTCAGTCAGCGGTGCAAGAGCGCAGGCCTGAAGGCACCCATTGGCCTTGTCGACGCAGTTGCCCAGGCTCTTGGCGTGCAGGACGATACTGCTCCGCTGGCCATCGATCGCAAGGGCAACCCAGTGCTGCTGGACGGCTGGAAGATCACCGAGCGTGTGCCGATGAGCGAAGACCTCGACGAGCATATGCAGCGCGAGGTGCTGCCCTTCGCTGAAGGCGCTGCCTGGGATGAGAAGAAGGCCAAGCCAGGCAACGAGATTCCTTTCACGCGCATCTTCTATGTGCCCGAGGAGCCACGCCCGCTCGAGGAGATCGACGCCGATGTGTCTCGCCTGATGGGCGAGCTGGCTGAGATGTTCGAGGCGGTGCATCGCGATGCGTGA
- a CDS encoding restriction endonuclease subunit S gives MRETAPLWKFGEVNPLSVDFKELAEGTVVSFMPLEAVWPGGRADYAGRLAWSNKQSYTQFSRGDILIPKITPTFEAGRTIIAEIDTELGLASTEVHVVRARDTADARFLQYCFQSQPFLDEGASALQGVGNLRRITPRFVQELRVLDVDYDSQQRIADYLDRETGEIDVMIAKMDELAGQLEERRSAAILRELQSVPNRVQLTLVVDIASGSGFPDKYQGVSSEELPFYKVGSLSSAINGYLAYDENTVSRSTAVELGARVIPPGSILMAKIGAALMLARFVQTTKPACIDNNMQALVPREGVVNPRFLAYAMTEISISSLVKNGPVPTVDVIGLKMTHISYPSTLSEQQRIADHLDEVTGKIDAMLAKVAELKSLLTERRAALITDVVTGRKDVA, from the coding sequence ATGCGTGAGACAGCGCCGCTGTGGAAGTTCGGTGAAGTGAACCCTCTCTCTGTCGACTTCAAAGAGCTTGCTGAAGGCACGGTTGTTTCATTCATGCCCCTTGAAGCAGTGTGGCCAGGAGGGCGCGCTGACTACGCTGGCAGGTTGGCATGGTCGAACAAGCAGAGCTATACCCAGTTCAGTCGGGGTGACATTCTGATTCCCAAAATCACTCCAACATTCGAAGCCGGACGTACCATCATCGCCGAAATCGACACCGAGCTGGGGCTGGCTTCAACAGAAGTGCATGTCGTGAGGGCTCGCGATACGGCCGATGCTCGATTCCTTCAGTATTGCTTCCAAAGCCAGCCTTTCCTTGACGAAGGTGCCTCCGCACTTCAAGGTGTGGGAAATCTTCGACGAATCACCCCGAGGTTTGTTCAAGAACTAAGGGTTCTCGACGTCGACTATGACTCGCAGCAACGCATCGCCGACTACCTTGACCGCGAAACCGGCGAGATCGACGTGATGATCGCGAAGATGGACGAGCTTGCGGGGCAGCTGGAGGAACGCAGGTCCGCTGCCATTCTTCGAGAACTGCAGAGCGTGCCAAACCGGGTGCAGCTGACCCTTGTGGTAGATATCGCCTCAGGATCTGGCTTTCCTGACAAGTATCAAGGTGTTTCGTCAGAAGAGCTACCGTTCTACAAGGTGGGGTCCCTATCTTCGGCCATAAATGGCTATTTGGCCTATGACGAGAACACCGTGAGCAGAAGTACCGCTGTTGAGCTTGGAGCCCGAGTTATTCCGCCCGGGAGCATCCTGATGGCGAAGATCGGCGCGGCGCTCATGCTCGCTCGCTTTGTGCAGACAACCAAGCCTGCCTGCATCGACAACAATATGCAGGCACTTGTGCCACGTGAAGGAGTCGTGAACCCGCGATTCTTGGCCTACGCAATGACCGAGATCTCAATCTCCTCGCTTGTTAAGAATGGCCCAGTACCGACTGTCGATGTGATCGGGTTGAAGATGACGCACATCTCATATCCGTCGACGCTCAGCGAGCAACAGCGCATCGCCGACCACCTCGACGAGGTCACCGGCAAGATCGACGCCATGCTGGCGAAGGTCGCTGAACTCAAATCTCTCCTCACCGAACGCCGTGCGGCTCTCATCACTGATGTCGTGACCGGCCGAAAGGACGTGGCATGA
- a CDS encoding exonuclease domain-containing protein: MSGFAVIDFETTGFVPERNDRVVEVGVVLLDETGQQEHSWTTLVNPRRDVGASHVHGISGGDLLGLTPQSSRRSAMRFSP, from the coding sequence ATGTCGGGTTTCGCAGTGATCGATTTCGAAACGACAGGTTTTGTGCCGGAACGAAACGACCGCGTCGTTGAAGTCGGTGTGGTGCTGCTCGATGAAACAGGTCAGCAGGAACACTCCTGGACGACGCTGGTGAATCCCCGACGAGATGTCGGCGCGAGCCATGTGCACGGGATCAGCGGCGGTGACCTGCTTGGCTTGACGCCCCAGAGTTCTCGGAGATCAGCGATGAGATTCTCACCTTGA
- a CDS encoding type I restriction endonuclease subunit R — translation MSHHQILEHEFESNLCDELADRGWLYENAGEPNAVDWDIARAMVPADVLHWLATQYPDEYEKAVPSDLTNGALELAQRKLLDHIIKELGKFTKMDPITGHPVGGLLGVLRRGFKFAQIGRPAASFGPLMEFPPENPNLLRVLEQSDAVRLRVLRQVRFDTRSNETIDVVLCANGLPVATLELKTDNTQTVNHAIAQYKNDRMPGPTRALLQPGRVLVHFAVSNDLVYMTTKLQGAETFFLPFNQGTDGHAGNPPSETGSASNYLWREILARPTFMRIMRNFALFEPNRSKKGDGRLVFPRFHQLRAVERVVADIEQQGAGGRYLIWHSAGSGKTKTIAWLSHRLIRHVGKDAQPMFDSVIVVTDRTVLDENVRDDMNLVQSSAGLVVNIGDASGAKSAQVKAALLEGNHIITCTLQTFPHVMKLIEDTADLHGRRWAVVADEAHSSQSGSTARALKGLLVDLDLDPNEELSADDLLAATDSAIAASSNITFIALTATPKAKTLRLFGSQVPGEERWEAFDTYTMAQAIEEQFILDVLTNYSTYDMFLRVKNTLESEDDDTEVETGRAVKDIVRFTRLHPTAIAQKVQVVVEHFRRNVAHMLNGQARAMVVTSGRKEAVLWSEKMNAYIADKGYTGLETLVAFSGSVKNDAGEEVTEVLMNALSDVARAFREEDDYKVLIVANKFQTGFDEPRLMAMYVDKVLSDIATVQTLSRLNRMYPGKSAPMVVDFVNSPENIQKDFARYYTDARVEGEVDANALYELAERLDAVGLYTEAQMRAVAQAYIEELGGEAIQSALGPIKFAWSQGLQQARLTKDKVRTEELKQFRSDAISYRNAWQFLSQIVDYDDEDLRLRAVLMTLLARNLHLTPEEYDGSYMDGVQLGGVKLVPDKVNADFRVDYITDTGIAIELPKFTTEPGGIGSKPRGPLEEAIDTVNELFSDKGIDADPGSIAGFITAYWGFLDADEEAVAMAKRNNVEQLKGSTKFSDASDYAMFQAFQNTDEIKKALADPEVLASLLAITAQKMHTEHHEPGNGDA, via the coding sequence ATGAGCCACCACCAGATCCTCGAGCACGAGTTCGAGTCAAACCTCTGCGACGAGCTCGCCGACCGCGGCTGGCTCTACGAGAACGCCGGAGAGCCTAACGCTGTTGACTGGGACATCGCCCGCGCGATGGTGCCGGCTGATGTGCTTCACTGGCTCGCGACCCAGTACCCTGATGAGTACGAGAAGGCTGTGCCGTCTGATCTCACTAATGGTGCGCTGGAGCTCGCACAGCGCAAGCTTCTGGACCACATCATCAAGGAGCTGGGCAAGTTCACGAAGATGGACCCGATCACCGGGCATCCCGTCGGCGGCCTGCTCGGCGTGCTGCGCCGAGGGTTCAAGTTCGCGCAGATCGGCCGCCCGGCAGCGAGCTTCGGCCCGCTGATGGAGTTCCCGCCGGAGAACCCGAACCTGCTCCGTGTACTCGAGCAGTCTGATGCCGTGCGCCTGCGTGTCCTGCGTCAGGTGCGTTTCGACACCAGGAGCAACGAGACCATCGACGTCGTGCTGTGCGCCAACGGTCTGCCGGTGGCCACGCTCGAGCTGAAGACTGACAACACGCAGACCGTCAATCACGCGATCGCCCAGTACAAGAACGATCGCATGCCTGGTCCGACCCGCGCGCTGCTGCAGCCAGGTCGCGTGCTCGTCCACTTCGCGGTGTCGAACGACCTCGTGTACATGACCACCAAGCTGCAGGGCGCTGAGACGTTCTTCCTGCCGTTCAATCAGGGCACCGACGGTCACGCGGGCAACCCGCCCTCAGAAACCGGCTCGGCGAGCAACTACCTGTGGCGTGAGATTCTCGCGCGCCCGACGTTCATGCGCATCATGAGAAACTTCGCGCTGTTTGAGCCGAACCGTTCGAAGAAGGGCGATGGGCGGCTGGTCTTCCCTCGCTTCCATCAGCTGCGCGCTGTCGAGCGCGTCGTCGCCGACATCGAGCAGCAGGGCGCCGGTGGGCGCTACTTGATCTGGCACTCCGCTGGATCCGGCAAGACCAAGACCATCGCCTGGCTCAGCCACCGCCTGATCCGCCACGTCGGCAAAGATGCCCAGCCGATGTTCGACTCGGTCATCGTCGTCACTGACCGCACCGTGCTTGATGAGAACGTGCGCGACGACATGAACCTCGTGCAGTCCAGCGCAGGTCTGGTTGTCAACATCGGCGACGCCTCCGGTGCGAAGTCCGCCCAGGTCAAAGCTGCGTTGCTCGAGGGCAACCACATCATCACCTGTACCTTGCAGACGTTCCCGCACGTGATGAAGCTGATCGAGGACACCGCGGATCTGCATGGCCGCCGCTGGGCTGTCGTCGCCGATGAGGCGCACTCCTCGCAGTCTGGGTCCACCGCTCGCGCGCTCAAGGGTCTGCTCGTCGATCTGGATCTCGACCCGAACGAAGAGCTCAGCGCAGATGATCTCCTTGCAGCAACAGACTCGGCGATCGCCGCAAGCTCGAACATCACGTTCATCGCGCTGACAGCCACGCCGAAGGCAAAAACCCTGCGACTGTTCGGCTCTCAGGTACCGGGGGAAGAGCGCTGGGAGGCGTTCGACACCTATACGATGGCGCAGGCGATTGAAGAGCAGTTCATCCTTGACGTGCTCACAAACTACTCGACCTACGACATGTTCCTGCGGGTGAAGAACACCCTCGAGTCGGAAGACGACGACACCGAGGTCGAGACCGGGCGCGCGGTGAAAGACATCGTGCGCTTCACTCGGTTGCACCCCACCGCGATCGCGCAGAAAGTGCAGGTCGTTGTCGAGCACTTTCGACGCAATGTCGCCCACATGCTAAACGGTCAGGCACGCGCCATGGTCGTCACCTCCGGGCGCAAAGAAGCTGTCCTGTGGTCGGAGAAGATGAACGCCTACATCGCTGACAAGGGCTACACCGGGCTAGAGACCCTCGTCGCGTTCTCCGGCTCCGTCAAGAACGACGCCGGCGAAGAAGTTACCGAAGTCTTGATGAACGCGCTCAGCGACGTCGCACGCGCCTTCCGCGAGGAGGACGACTACAAGGTGCTGATCGTTGCGAACAAGTTCCAGACCGGCTTCGACGAGCCACGGCTCATGGCGATGTACGTCGACAAGGTCCTCAGCGACATCGCCACGGTGCAGACGCTCTCTCGTCTGAACCGCATGTACCCGGGCAAGTCTGCGCCGATGGTCGTGGACTTCGTCAACTCACCGGAGAACATCCAGAAGGACTTTGCCCGGTACTACACCGACGCGCGCGTCGAAGGCGAAGTGGATGCGAACGCCCTGTACGAGCTCGCCGAGCGCTTGGACGCCGTGGGTCTCTACACCGAAGCGCAGATGCGTGCTGTGGCTCAGGCGTACATTGAAGAGCTCGGCGGTGAGGCAATCCAGTCCGCTCTCGGACCGATCAAATTCGCCTGGAGCCAGGGTCTGCAGCAGGCGCGTCTCACCAAAGACAAGGTCCGCACGGAAGAACTGAAGCAGTTCCGCTCCGATGCGATTAGTTACCGCAACGCGTGGCAGTTCCTCTCCCAGATCGTCGACTACGACGATGAGGACCTGCGCCTGCGCGCGGTACTCATGACCCTGCTGGCACGTAACCTGCATCTGACGCCCGAGGAATACGATGGCAGCTACATGGACGGCGTGCAGCTCGGGGGAGTGAAGCTCGTCCCCGACAAGGTCAACGCCGACTTCCGCGTGGACTACATCACCGACACAGGCATCGCCATCGAGCTGCCAAAATTCACCACCGAGCCGGGCGGAATCGGCTCGAAGCCTCGGGGCCCTCTCGAAGAAGCAATAGACACAGTCAACGAGCTGTTCAGCGACAAGGGCATCGATGCGGATCCGGGCAGTATCGCTGGGTTCATCACAGCGTACTGGGGGTTCCTCGACGCGGATGAAGAAGCTGTGGCCATGGCCAAGCGCAACAACGTCGAGCAGCTGAAGGGATCGACGAAGTTCTCGGACGCCAGTGACTACGCGATGTTCCAGGCGTTCCAGAACACCGACGAGATCAAGAAGGCGCTGGCCGACCCCGAGGTGCTCGCATCCTTGTTGGCGATTACTGCCCAGAAGATGCACACCGAGCATCACGAACCGGGGAACGGTGATGCCTGA